The following are from one region of the Terriglobales bacterium genome:
- a CDS encoding SpoIIE family protein phosphatase: MKTLFRGSAPSKQLRQPAPTIVPQLQSVQIAAAYRAARLGGDFYDFVTTESQRLVFLLMDIAGKRDQALNIAAAVQDRFRAEAAQYMGPNMLNQSDALTELLLGLNRTVLDASGGVRCAPTFLGCYDEPMGTLWYLNAGHPSGLVRDQEGVTLLEANGIPLGLFSHSTHDAQICVLQPGASVVIPSKGLVEAKGKGGEFGIERLKESLQAGSFSTAYDLCQTVLNAVESFGKGTPQNDVTILGLIRS; this comes from the coding sequence ATGAAGACATTGTTCCGCGGCAGCGCGCCCTCCAAGCAGCTCCGCCAACCCGCGCCCACCATCGTGCCGCAACTGCAGAGCGTGCAGATCGCCGCCGCCTACCGCGCCGCGCGTCTGGGCGGCGACTTCTATGACTTCGTGACCACGGAGTCGCAGCGCCTGGTCTTCCTGCTCATGGACATCGCCGGCAAGCGCGACCAGGCCCTCAACATCGCCGCCGCCGTGCAGGACCGCTTCCGCGCCGAGGCCGCGCAGTACATGGGCCCCAACATGCTCAACCAGTCGGACGCGCTCACTGAGCTGCTGCTGGGGCTGAACCGCACCGTGCTCGACGCCTCCGGCGGGGTGCGCTGCGCTCCCACCTTCCTGGGCTGTTATGACGAGCCCATGGGCACGCTCTGGTACCTCAACGCCGGGCATCCTTCCGGCCTGGTGCGCGACCAGGAGGGCGTCACCCTGCTGGAAGCCAACGGCATCCCCCTGGGCCTGTTCTCGCACTCCACCCACGACGCCCAGATCTGCGTGCTGCAGCCCGGCGCCTCCGTGGTCATCCCTTCCAAGGGACTGGTCGAGGCCAAGGGCAAGGGCGGAGAGTTCGGCATCGAGCGCCTGAAGGAGTCCTTGCAGGCCGGCTCCTTCTCCACCGCCTACGATCTCTGCCAGACCGTCCTCAACGCGGTGGAGAGCTTCGGCAAAGGCACGCCGCAGAACGACGTCACCATCCTGGGCCTGATCCGCTCCTGA
- a CDS encoding peptidase MA family metallohydrolase, translated as MRFRVILFGLLAVAVSAADTIHLKNGRRIVADKVRTSGDHVEYQIGDNTFAIPKSLVDHIDAGGVPGAAPGDALPALVPQTQIKGWEDLRAKLIHDGKVDPAALAALDKAGDPELAAAAYFVAGAFEAGNGRAEPARLDLEQALRYQPNNAIILANYANVLLALRRFAEAVPYAEKAVRLAPDSFDAQAVLGVAYFQSGRTKEAIAAWKRALALQPNATVQGLLDKAEREQAVESNFGEQESSHFILRFEGGQSSPRLRRQILETLEAHYSELVGTLGAEPRDAISVTLYTNQAFFDVTAAPSWTGALNDGKLRIPIEGKEEVDSELSRVLKHELAHSFINQITHGRCPVWLNEGVAMAVEPRSSAGYGRELARVFATQTNIPLNQLEGSFLNFSPQQAAVAYAESLAAVEYIRDTYGMSDVQRILQRIGEGASTESALRATIHDGYAQLQDEIAAYLKRTYGD; from the coding sequence GTGCGCTTCCGTGTCATCCTCTTCGGGCTGCTGGCCGTCGCGGTGTCGGCGGCGGACACCATCCACTTGAAGAACGGCCGCCGCATCGTGGCCGACAAGGTGCGGACCTCCGGCGACCACGTCGAGTACCAGATCGGGGACAACACCTTCGCCATCCCCAAGTCCCTGGTGGACCACATCGACGCCGGGGGCGTGCCCGGGGCGGCCCCAGGGGATGCCCTCCCCGCCCTCGTGCCCCAGACCCAGATCAAGGGCTGGGAGGACCTGCGCGCCAAGTTGATCCACGACGGCAAGGTGGACCCGGCGGCGCTGGCCGCGCTCGACAAGGCCGGCGACCCTGAATTGGCGGCGGCCGCCTACTTCGTGGCCGGGGCCTTCGAGGCCGGGAACGGGCGCGCCGAGCCCGCCCGCCTCGACCTGGAGCAGGCGCTGCGCTACCAGCCCAACAACGCGATCATCCTGGCCAACTACGCCAACGTGCTGCTGGCGCTGCGGCGCTTCGCCGAAGCCGTGCCCTACGCCGAAAAGGCGGTCCGCCTGGCCCCCGACTCCTTCGATGCCCAGGCGGTGCTGGGCGTGGCCTACTTCCAGAGCGGCCGCACCAAGGAGGCCATCGCCGCCTGGAAGCGCGCGCTCGCCCTCCAGCCCAATGCCACGGTGCAGGGCCTGCTCGACAAGGCCGAGCGCGAGCAGGCGGTGGAAAGCAACTTCGGCGAGCAGGAGAGTTCGCACTTCATCCTGCGCTTCGAGGGCGGGCAGAGTTCGCCGCGGCTGCGCCGCCAGATCCTGGAGACCCTGGAGGCCCACTACAGCGAGCTGGTGGGCACGCTGGGGGCCGAGCCCCGCGACGCCATCTCCGTCACCCTCTACACCAACCAGGCCTTCTTCGACGTGACCGCGGCCCCCTCCTGGACCGGCGCCCTCAACGACGGAAAGCTGCGCATCCCCATCGAGGGCAAGGAGGAGGTGGACTCGGAACTCTCGCGCGTGCTCAAGCATGAGTTGGCCCACTCCTTCATCAACCAGATCACTCACGGCCGCTGCCCGGTGTGGCTGAACGAGGGCGTGGCCATGGCGGTGGAGCCGCGCAGCTCGGCGGGCTACGGGCGCGAGCTGGCCCGGGTCTTCGCCACCCAGACCAACATCCCGCTCAACCAGCTGGAAGGCTCCTTTCTGAACTTCTCCCCGCAGCAGGCGGCCGTGGCCTACGCCGAGTCGCTGGCGGCGGTGGAGTACATCCGCGACACCTACGGCATGAGCGACGTGCAGCGCATCCTGCAGCGCATCGGCGAGGGCGCTTCCACCGAGTCGGCGCTGCGGGCCACCATCCACGACGGCTACGCCCAGCTCCAGGACGAGATCGCCGCCTACCTGAAACGCACCTACGGCGACTAG
- a CDS encoding M1 family aminopeptidase, whose translation MVPRDRSRVGMAVLALALLAAAPAAPAQAAAPAGSAQELYRRLSSVGLDAAQVYSVRDASLDREDIHLSFDDGTLAFTQAVDGRITGAYFEGHGEVLLTPPDQPDRISMTLFTGAPILDEQFTSAFLRFDDDTARALEAGLQPLSGQDAAEFVARWDPAARVLAQTDALRLLLNFTRAPGEGAPAGRFLRLQLAGVHYGAFDLSLDTSYAEQVSVGQVTTVEGVPYYDLWAAFPMASARAAASRHAPAFPTGPPLQISSYRIVAHVSPPHELSAEAQLEVQMLRGGERVLVFELSRNLQVSAVSADGRPLEVIQNEPVEGSQLARRGNDLLALAFPEPLAAGQRLSLRFVYAGPVLSEAGGGLMYVGARGTWYPNVGPAMASFDLEFHYPKPWTLLATGKRVSLQDNAGEQVAHWVAEKPIPLGGFNLGQYAGATARAGAVTIQAFAAPGPPVPPPAQDVVVIPRWFPGASPRMESPVVLPPPDPAAKADAVARLSAQAVDFLAPRLGPFPYSSLALTEMPGTASQGWPGLVFLSHYAYLASQERVRRGRDEYDAILYSNLMEWHETAHEWWGDAVLWKSYRDQWLMEALANYSALLLLERKHPEDFRAVMEHYRQDLLRAGPHGKAYLEAGPVTLGQRLNSWYFPDGFDAVAYGRGTWLLHMLRYLLREEGKAGPGKAGAAEGDPDAAFFRVLRGLQERFAGKSISNADLQKAFEEALPPSSLYEGRRSLDWFFEQWVNGTAVPRLKLGEVRITRRPEQTVASGVILQQEAPAALVSGVPVYADTGGGRLLWLGRVFADGPETSFQFPVPPETRKLVLDPYQTVLARP comes from the coding sequence TTGGTACCCAGAGACCGCTCCCGGGTGGGGATGGCGGTGCTGGCCTTGGCGCTGCTGGCGGCAGCGCCGGCGGCGCCGGCCCAGGCGGCTGCCCCGGCGGGCTCCGCCCAGGAACTCTACCGCCGCCTCAGCAGCGTCGGCCTGGACGCCGCCCAGGTCTACAGCGTGCGCGACGCCTCCCTGGATCGCGAGGACATCCACCTCTCCTTCGACGACGGCACCCTGGCCTTCACCCAGGCGGTGGACGGCCGCATCACGGGGGCCTACTTCGAGGGCCACGGGGAGGTGCTGCTGACTCCGCCCGATCAGCCCGACCGCATCTCCATGACCCTGTTCACCGGCGCACCCATCCTGGACGAGCAGTTCACCAGCGCGTTCCTGCGCTTCGACGATGACACCGCCCGCGCCCTCGAAGCCGGGCTGCAGCCCCTCTCCGGCCAGGATGCCGCCGAGTTCGTGGCGCGCTGGGACCCGGCGGCCCGCGTGCTGGCGCAGACCGACGCTCTGCGCCTGCTGTTGAACTTCACCCGCGCGCCCGGCGAGGGCGCCCCCGCCGGCCGCTTCCTGCGCCTGCAACTGGCGGGCGTGCACTACGGCGCCTTCGACCTCAGCCTGGACACGAGTTATGCCGAGCAGGTCTCGGTGGGACAGGTCACCACCGTGGAGGGGGTGCCGTACTACGACCTGTGGGCGGCGTTTCCCATGGCCTCGGCGCGCGCCGCCGCCTCCCGCCATGCCCCGGCCTTCCCGACCGGGCCGCCGCTGCAGATCAGCAGCTACCGCATCGTGGCGCACGTGTCGCCGCCGCACGAGCTGAGTGCGGAGGCGCAGCTGGAAGTGCAGATGCTGCGCGGCGGCGAGCGCGTCCTGGTCTTCGAACTCTCCCGCAACCTGCAGGTGAGCGCGGTGAGCGCCGACGGCCGGCCCCTGGAGGTCATCCAGAACGAGCCCGTAGAGGGTAGCCAACTGGCCCGCCGCGGCAACGACCTGCTGGCGCTGGCCTTTCCCGAGCCCCTGGCGGCGGGACAGCGGCTTTCCTTGCGCTTCGTCTATGCCGGCCCCGTCCTCTCCGAGGCGGGCGGCGGACTGATGTACGTGGGCGCGCGCGGCACCTGGTATCCCAACGTGGGCCCGGCCATGGCCAGCTTCGATCTCGAGTTCCACTATCCCAAGCCCTGGACGCTCCTGGCCACCGGCAAGCGCGTCTCCCTGCAGGACAACGCGGGCGAGCAGGTCGCGCACTGGGTGGCGGAGAAGCCGATACCCCTCGGCGGCTTCAACCTGGGGCAGTACGCCGGGGCGACGGCGCGGGCGGGCGCAGTCACCATCCAGGCCTTCGCCGCGCCCGGGCCGCCGGTTCCTCCCCCTGCCCAGGACGTGGTGGTCATCCCGCGCTGGTTCCCCGGCGCCTCGCCGCGCATGGAGAGCCCGGTGGTGCTGCCTCCCCCCGATCCCGCTGCCAAGGCCGACGCGGTGGCGCGGCTCTCGGCCCAGGCGGTGGACTTCCTGGCTCCGCGCCTCGGTCCTTTCCCCTACAGCTCGCTGGCCCTGACGGAGATGCCGGGAACCGCCAGCCAGGGCTGGCCGGGGCTGGTCTTCCTCTCCCACTATGCCTATTTGGCCTCGCAGGAGCGCGTGCGCCGCGGTCGCGACGAGTACGACGCCATCCTCTACAGCAATCTCATGGAATGGCACGAGACCGCCCACGAATGGTGGGGCGACGCCGTCCTGTGGAAGAGCTACCGCGATCAGTGGCTGATGGAAGCGCTGGCCAACTACTCCGCCCTGTTGCTGCTGGAGCGCAAGCATCCGGAGGACTTCCGGGCGGTGATGGAGCACTATCGCCAGGACCTGCTGCGTGCCGGGCCGCACGGCAAAGCCTACCTGGAGGCCGGGCCCGTCACCCTGGGCCAGCGCCTGAACTCGTGGTACTTCCCCGACGGCTTCGATGCGGTCGCTTACGGGCGCGGGACCTGGCTGCTGCACATGCTGCGCTACCTGCTGCGCGAGGAGGGCAAGGCCGGCCCCGGCAAGGCAGGCGCAGCCGAAGGCGATCCCGACGCCGCCTTCTTCCGCGTCCTGCGCGGCCTGCAGGAGCGCTTCGCGGGCAAGTCCATCTCCAACGCCGACCTGCAGAAGGCCTTCGAGGAGGCGCTGCCGCCTTCGTCGCTCTACGAAGGCCGACGCTCCCTGGACTGGTTCTTCGAGCAGTGGGTGAACGGCACGGCCGTGCCCCGGCTCAAGCTGGGCGAGGTCCGCATCACCCGCCGCCCGGAACAGACCGTGGCCAGCGGCGTCATCCTGCAGCAGGAGGCTCCGGCGGCGCTGGTGAGCGGCGTGCCGGTGTATGCCGATACCGGCGGCGGCCGCCTGCTGTGGCTGGGGCGCGTCTTCGCCGACGGCCCCGAAACCAGCTTCCAGTTCCCCGTCCCCCCGGAGACCAGGAAGCTCGTGCTTGATCCCTACCAGACCGTGCTCGCCCGGCCCTGA